From Mycobacterium lacus, one genomic window encodes:
- the recA gene encoding intein-containing recombinase RecA — MTQAPDREKALELAMAQIEKSYGKGSVMRLGDEVRQPISVIPTGSIALDVALGIGGLPRGRIVEIYGPESSGKTTVALHAVANAQAAGGVAAFIDAEHALDPEYAKKLGVDTDSLLVSQPDTGEQALEIADMLIRSGALDIIVIDSVAALVPRAELEGEMGDSHVGLQARLMSQALRKMTGALNNSGTTAIFINQLRDKIGVMFGCMNYSTRVTLADGTTEKIGKIVNNKMDVEVLSYDPATDRIVPRKVVNWFNNGPAEQFLQFTVEKSGGNGKSQFAATPNHLIRTPGGWTEAGDLIAGDRVLATEPRLLGDQQFQVVLGSLMGDGNLSSSRRDRNGVRFRLGHGAKQAEYLRWKIALMGNIRHTVREDTKGANFVDFTPLPELAELQRAVYLGDGKKFFSEEYLKALTPLALAIWYMDDGSFTMRSKGLQERTTGGSGRIEICVEAMTEGTRVRLRDYLRDTHGLDVRLRQAGSAGKAVLVFSTAATAKFQELVATYMAPSMEYKLLPRFRDQGAVTPQFVEPTQQLVPARVLDVHVKPHTRSMNRFDIEVEGNHNYFVDGVMVHNSPETTTGGKALKFYASVRLDVRRIETLKDGTEAVGNRTRVKVVKNKVSPPFKQAEFDILYGRGISREGSLIDMGVDQGFIRKSGAWFTYEGEQLGQGKENARNFLLGNADVANEIEKKIKEKLGIGAVVTDDSVLPAPVDF, encoded by the coding sequence ATGACGCAAGCCCCCGACCGTGAGAAGGCTCTCGAACTGGCGATGGCCCAGATCGAGAAGAGTTACGGCAAAGGATCGGTGATGCGCCTCGGCGACGAGGTGCGTCAGCCGATCTCGGTCATTCCGACCGGGTCCATCGCGCTGGACGTGGCCCTGGGCATCGGCGGCCTGCCGCGTGGCCGGATCGTGGAGATATACGGCCCGGAGTCCTCGGGTAAGACCACCGTGGCGCTGCACGCGGTGGCCAACGCCCAGGCCGCCGGGGGTGTCGCGGCGTTCATCGACGCCGAGCACGCGCTGGATCCGGAGTACGCCAAGAAGCTCGGCGTCGACACCGATTCCTTGCTGGTCAGTCAGCCGGACACCGGGGAGCAGGCACTCGAGATCGCCGACATGCTGATCCGCTCCGGCGCGCTCGACATCATTGTCATCGACTCGGTGGCGGCGCTGGTGCCGCGCGCGGAGCTCGAAGGCGAGATGGGGGACAGCCATGTCGGCCTGCAAGCCCGGCTGATGAGCCAAGCCCTGCGGAAAATGACTGGCGCGCTGAATAATTCGGGAACCACGGCGATCTTCATCAACCAGCTCCGCGACAAGATCGGCGTCATGTTCGGCTGCATGAACTATTCGACCCGAGTGACGCTTGCTGACGGCACCACCGAAAAGATCGGCAAGATCGTCAACAACAAGATGGATGTCGAGGTGCTGTCCTACGACCCGGCCACCGACCGGATCGTGCCTCGCAAGGTGGTGAACTGGTTCAACAACGGGCCAGCCGAACAGTTCCTTCAGTTCACCGTCGAGAAGTCCGGTGGCAATGGTAAGTCGCAGTTCGCAGCGACGCCCAACCACCTCATTCGCACACCGGGCGGCTGGACCGAAGCTGGTGATCTGATTGCAGGTGACCGTGTACTGGCCACCGAACCCCGTTTGCTCGGCGATCAGCAGTTCCAGGTGGTGCTGGGATCGCTGATGGGTGACGGGAACCTCTCGTCTAGTCGACGTGATCGCAACGGAGTCCGCTTCCGGCTAGGACACGGCGCCAAGCAGGCGGAGTACCTGCGGTGGAAGATCGCGCTAATGGGCAACATTCGGCATACGGTCCGGGAGGACACTAAGGGCGCGAACTTCGTCGACTTCACCCCACTTCCAGAGCTCGCCGAACTCCAGCGCGCGGTCTATCTCGGAGACGGCAAGAAGTTCTTCTCCGAGGAGTATCTCAAGGCGTTGACGCCATTAGCCCTGGCCATTTGGTACATGGACGACGGCTCATTCACCATGCGTTCCAAGGGATTGCAGGAGCGTACCACTGGTGGCAGCGGGCGCATTGAAATCTGCGTCGAGGCCATGACCGAAGGCACACGCGTCCGCCTGCGCGATTATCTGCGTGACACACATGGCTTGGATGTGCGCTTGCGACAGGCTGGTTCAGCCGGTAAGGCGGTGCTGGTGTTCTCCACCGCGGCCACGGCGAAGTTCCAGGAACTGGTCGCGACGTACATGGCTCCGTCCATGGAGTACAAGCTGTTGCCGCGGTTCCGCGATCAAGGGGCGGTCACGCCACAGTTCGTCGAACCCACGCAACAGCTGGTGCCGGCCCGCGTTCTTGATGTGCATGTCAAACCACACACTCGCTCGATGAACCGGTTCGATATCGAGGTGGAAGGCAACCACAATTACTTCGTCGACGGGGTGATGGTGCATAACTCGCCCGAGACGACAACGGGTGGAAAGGCTTTGAAGTTCTACGCGTCGGTGCGCCTGGACGTGCGGCGGATCGAGACGCTCAAAGACGGCACCGAGGCGGTGGGCAACCGCACCCGGGTCAAGGTCGTCAAGAACAAGGTGTCGCCGCCGTTCAAGCAGGCCGAGTTCGACATCCTCTACGGCAGGGGCATCAGTAGGGAGGGTTCGCTGATCGACATGGGCGTGGATCAGGGCTTCATCCGCAAGTCCGGTGCCTGGTTCACCTACGAGGGCGAGCAGCTGGGCCAGGGCAAGGAGAATGCCCGCAATTTCCTGCTGGGGAACGCCGACGTGGCCAACGAGATCGAGAAGAAGATCAAGGAAAAGCTCGGCATTGGTGCAGTGGTGACCGATGACAGCGTCCTGCCCGCCCCCGTCGATTTCTGA
- a CDS encoding (2Fe-2S)-binding protein gives MNISVELSEISSYGGFFALTVGGDAAGWHPVARSYADGFADLIDVTVARYRTTEPRIGASLVHLGHAARLWSPVLACVLGHGAVPDLTELQRADDGAQLRLPEPVGNPAPPSPELLYRIVVQDHMEPLAAGLRVKLAPRLLSGNVASALVGASRALLSVRPDLRGPIVQTTNDLLDIGKLAGSGVITSPDLDFRRRSCCLYYRLPDGGKCGDCPL, from the coding sequence ATGAATATCTCCGTGGAGCTGTCCGAAATTTCCTCCTATGGAGGGTTTTTCGCGCTCACCGTGGGTGGCGACGCGGCGGGTTGGCATCCGGTCGCCCGGTCGTACGCCGACGGTTTCGCGGATCTGATCGACGTCACCGTCGCGCGATATCGCACTACCGAGCCGCGGATCGGTGCCTCCTTGGTGCACCTCGGCCATGCCGCCCGGCTGTGGTCACCCGTTCTGGCCTGCGTCCTGGGCCACGGCGCCGTTCCCGACCTGACTGAACTGCAGCGTGCCGATGACGGAGCTCAGCTACGGCTGCCCGAGCCCGTCGGAAACCCCGCCCCGCCTTCCCCCGAGCTCTTGTATCGCATAGTCGTGCAGGACCACATGGAACCGCTCGCGGCGGGCCTGCGCGTCAAGTTGGCACCCAGGCTGCTGTCCGGCAACGTCGCGTCCGCCCTCGTCGGCGCGTCGCGGGCGTTGCTATCGGTGCGGCCCGACCTACGCGGGCCGATCGTCCAGACCACCAACGACCTCCTGGACATCGGCAAGCTGGCCGGATCCGGCGTGATCACCAGCCCGGATCTGGACTTCAGGCGCCGCAGCTGCTGCCTGTACTACCGCCTGCCCGACGGGGGCAAATGCGGCGATTGTCCGCTCTAG
- a CDS encoding DUF3046 domain-containing protein: protein MRLTEFNERVILRFGTAYGASVLVDHVLTGFDGRTAAQAIEDGVEPRDVWRALCADFDVPREQW, encoded by the coding sequence GTGCGGCTGACGGAGTTCAACGAGCGGGTGATCCTGCGATTCGGCACGGCTTATGGCGCATCGGTGCTGGTTGACCACGTGCTGACCGGTTTCGACGGCCGTACCGCCGCCCAGGCGATCGAGGACGGTGTCGAACCCCGCGACGTGTGGCGGGCGTTGTGCGCCGACTTCGACGTCCCGCGCGAGCAGTGGTGA
- a CDS encoding glycosyltransferase: MRVAVVAGPDPGHSFPAIALCQRFREAGDAPTLFTGVEWLDAARAAGIDAVELEGLAAIDDDVDAGARIHRRAAGMAVLNVPALRELAPDLVVSDVITACGGMAAELLGIPWIELNPHPLYLPSKGLPPIGSGLAPGTGVRGRLRDAVMRALTARSWRAGLRQRAAVRVEIGLPARDPGPLRRLIATLPALEVPRPDWPAEAVVVGPLHFEPTDRVLAIPEGSGPVVVVAPSTAMTGTIGLVQLTLQCLRPGDTLPPGSRLVVSRLEGPDLALPAWAAAGLGRQDELLTHADLVVCGGGHGMVAKTLLAGVPLVVVPGGGDQWEMANRVVRQGSARLIRPLTAEALVAAVGEVLSSPRYREAAKKAAASLAGVADPVRVCHEALAVPG, encoded by the coding sequence ATGCGTGTCGCCGTGGTCGCCGGGCCGGATCCCGGGCACTCGTTTCCCGCGATCGCGCTGTGTCAACGTTTCCGCGAGGCGGGCGACGCGCCCACTCTTTTCACCGGGGTGGAATGGCTGGACGCCGCCCGCGCCGCCGGGATCGATGCCGTGGAGCTGGAAGGGCTCGCGGCTATCGACGACGACGTCGACGCCGGGGCCAGGATCCATCGCCGGGCGGCGGGGATGGCCGTGCTCAACGTGCCGGCCCTGCGTGAGTTGGCCCCCGATCTGGTGGTGTCCGACGTCATCACTGCGTGCGGTGGCATGGCCGCCGAGCTGCTGGGGATCCCGTGGATCGAGCTCAACCCGCATCCGCTGTACCTGCCGTCCAAGGGGCTGCCGCCGATCGGCAGCGGGCTGGCGCCGGGCACCGGTGTCCGCGGTCGGCTGAGGGATGCCGTGATGCGGGCGTTGACGGCGCGATCATGGCGTGCGGGACTGCGACAGCGCGCGGCCGTGCGGGTCGAGATTGGCCTGCCGGCGCGCGACCCCGGGCCCTTACGGCGGCTGATCGCCACCCTGCCCGCGCTCGAGGTGCCCCGTCCCGATTGGCCGGCCGAGGCCGTCGTGGTGGGCCCGTTGCATTTCGAGCCGACCGATCGGGTGCTGGCGATCCCGGAAGGCTCCGGGCCGGTGGTGGTGGTCGCGCCGTCCACCGCAATGACCGGGACCATCGGATTGGTTCAACTCACGCTGCAATGCCTGCGGCCGGGCGACACCCTGCCACCGGGATCGCGGTTGGTGGTCTCGCGGCTGGAGGGTCCGGACCTGGCACTGCCGGCGTGGGCGGCGGCGGGGCTGGGACGGCAGGACGAGCTGCTGACGCACGCCGACCTGGTGGTCTGCGGAGGCGGTCACGGGATGGTTGCCAAGACGTTGCTGGCGGGGGTGCCGTTGGTGGTGGTGCCCGGCGGCGGAGATCAGTGGGAGATGGCCAATCGGGTCGTGCGCCAGGGTAGCGCCCGGCTGATTCGGCCGTTGACCGCCGAGGCGCTGGTGGCCGCGGTCGGTGAGGTGTTGTCGTCGCCGAGATACCGCGAGGCCGCGAAGAAGGCCGCCGCCAGCCTTGCCGGGGTTGCAGATCCGGTGCGAGTGTGCCACGAAGCGCTCGCTGTGCCGGGGTAA
- a CDS encoding limonene-1,2-epoxide hydrolase family protein yields MTEQTGVATDNIRTVEGFLNALQDEDFETVDAALDDDLVYENVGFSRIRGGRRTVKLLRKMQGRIGFEVKIHRVAADGAAVLTERTDALIVGPLRIQFWACGIFEVHNGRITLWRDYVDTYDMLKGLLRGLAGVVFPSLRATL; encoded by the coding sequence ATGACCGAGCAGACCGGGGTAGCCACCGACAACATCCGCACGGTCGAGGGTTTCCTGAACGCCCTGCAGGACGAGGATTTCGAAACCGTCGACGCGGCACTGGACGACGACCTCGTCTACGAAAACGTCGGATTTTCGCGGATCCGTGGCGGTCGCCGAACGGTGAAGCTGCTGCGCAAGATGCAAGGCCGCATCGGGTTCGAGGTGAAGATTCATCGCGTCGCCGCCGATGGCGCAGCAGTGCTCACCGAACGCACCGACGCGCTGATCGTGGGCCCGCTGCGGATACAGTTCTGGGCATGCGGCATCTTCGAGGTGCACAACGGCCGGATCACCCTGTGGCGCGATTACGTCGATACCTACGACATGCTCAAGGGGCTCTTGCGCGGACTGGCCGGCGTGGTGTTCCCGTCATTGCGGGCAACGCTGTAG
- a CDS encoding DUF5313 domain-containing protein, with protein MSEAKVRTKPTALQYIRYCYGRRLPDSMRDWVRNDLAGKGAAARMMIRVAVPAVLVLAPFWLIPTTLDVHLSMTLPILIPFVYFSHALNKVWRRHMLRVHDLDPELVDERARRRDAHVHQAYIERYGPRPPD; from the coding sequence ATGAGCGAGGCCAAGGTCCGCACCAAACCGACTGCGCTGCAGTACATTCGCTACTGCTACGGCAGGCGATTGCCGGACTCGATGCGCGATTGGGTCCGCAACGACCTGGCGGGAAAGGGCGCGGCCGCCCGGATGATGATCCGTGTCGCGGTTCCAGCCGTGCTGGTGCTCGCCCCGTTCTGGTTGATCCCGACGACGCTGGACGTCCACCTGAGCATGACGCTGCCGATTCTCATCCCGTTCGTCTACTTCTCGCATGCGCTCAACAAGGTTTGGCGCCGGCACATGCTGCGCGTACACGACCTGGACCCCGAGCTCGTCGACGAACGTGCGCGTCGACGCGACGCCCATGTCCACCAGGCGTACATCGAACGCTATGGCCCCCGGCCGCCCGATTAG
- the pspM gene encoding phage shock envelope stress response protein PspM yields MAVKSHQRGQWRSLLQRGCDALADVSDLLAQKISAATDPRARLLRRRRRALRWGLIFAAGCLFWAVVTAVLAAWGWFTLLLQITGAISVVQAIPATLLLFRYYWLRSEPLPAQRPVSTRRLPPPGSAARPAMSALGASERGFFSLLGVIERGALLPASEIRDLTAAANQTSAAMAATAAEVASMERAAQHSESSREYLVPTINAFTAQLSTGVRQYNEMVTAAAQLVSSANGGGAGEAGSQQRYRDELVGATDRLVGWAQAFDELGGLPR; encoded by the coding sequence ATGGCGGTGAAGTCGCATCAGCGCGGGCAGTGGCGTTCGCTACTGCAGCGGGGATGTGACGCCCTCGCTGACGTGTCCGACCTGCTCGCCCAGAAGATCAGCGCCGCGACCGATCCGCGGGCACGATTGCTGCGTCGTCGTCGGCGGGCGCTGCGGTGGGGTCTGATATTTGCTGCCGGGTGCCTGTTCTGGGCAGTGGTGACGGCGGTGCTGGCCGCGTGGGGCTGGTTCACGCTGCTGCTGCAGATCACCGGCGCGATCTCCGTCGTCCAGGCGATTCCCGCGACGCTGTTGTTGTTTCGCTACTACTGGCTGCGTTCGGAGCCGCTGCCGGCGCAGCGGCCGGTCAGCACGCGTCGGCTGCCCCCACCGGGTTCGGCGGCGCGGCCCGCGATGTCCGCGCTGGGCGCCTCGGAACGCGGATTCTTCTCGCTGCTCGGCGTGATCGAGCGTGGCGCCTTGTTGCCGGCATCCGAAATACGCGACTTGACGGCCGCGGCCAACCAGACGTCGGCGGCGATGGCGGCCACCGCCGCCGAGGTGGCGTCGATGGAGCGGGCGGCTCAGCACTCCGAATCGTCACGCGAGTATCTGGTGCCGACCATCAATGCGTTCACCGCACAGTTGAGCACCGGGGTCCGGCAGTACAACGAAATGGTTACCGCCGCAGCGCAATTGGTTTCGTCGGCCAACGGCGGGGGCGCAGGGGAAGCCGGTTCGCAACAGCGTTACCGAGACGAACTGGTTGGCGCTACCGATCGTCTGGTCGGGTGGGCGCAGGCGTTCGACGAACTCGGCGGATTACCCCGCTAA
- the pspA gene encoding phage shock protein PspA, which translates to MANPFVKAWKYLMALFSSKIDEHADPKVQIQQAIEEAQRTHQALTQQAAQVIGNQRQLEMRLNRQLADIEKLQVNVRQALTLVDQATAAGDAAKATEYNNAAEAFAAQLVTAEQSVEDLKALHDQALSAAAQAKKAVEQNAMVLQQKIAERTKLLSQLEQAKMQEQVSASLRSMSELAAPGNTPTLDEVRDKIERRYANALGSAELAQSSVQGRMLEVQQAGVQMAGHSRLEQIRASMRGEALPAGGAATPAATPATPAAAPATETGGVAEKPFGQ; encoded by the coding sequence ATGGCCAATCCGTTCGTCAAGGCGTGGAAGTACCTCATGGCGCTGTTCAGCTCGAAGATCGACGAGCACGCCGATCCCAAAGTGCAGATCCAGCAGGCCATCGAGGAAGCACAGCGCACCCATCAGGCGCTGACCCAACAGGCCGCGCAAGTGATCGGCAACCAGCGCCAGCTGGAGATGCGGCTCAACCGCCAGCTGGCGGACATCGAAAAGCTGCAGGTCAACGTGCGTCAGGCGTTGACCTTGGTCGACCAGGCCACCGCCGCCGGAGACGCCGCCAAGGCGACCGAGTACAACAACGCCGCCGAGGCATTCGCCGCCCAGCTGGTCACCGCCGAGCAGAGCGTCGAAGACCTCAAGGCGTTGCACGACCAGGCGCTGTCCGCGGCGGCTCAGGCCAAGAAGGCCGTCGAACAGAACGCGATGGTGCTGCAGCAGAAGATCGCCGAGCGCACCAAGCTGCTCAGCCAGCTCGAGCAGGCCAAGATGCAGGAGCAGGTCAGCGCGTCACTGCGGTCGATGAGTGAGCTCGCTGCTCCCGGCAACACGCCGACGCTCGACGAGGTGCGCGACAAGATCGAACGTCGCTACGCCAACGCGCTCGGTTCGGCCGAACTGGCGCAGAGCTCGGTGCAGGGCCGCATGCTCGAGGTCCAGCAGGCCGGTGTGCAGATGGCCGGTCATTCCCGGCTGGAGCAGATCCGCGCGTCGATGCGCGGCGAAGCTCTGCCCGCCGGAGGTGCGGCCACTCCCGCGGCCACGCCGGCCACTCCCGCGGCCGCGCCGGCCACCGAGACCGGCGGGGTTGCCGAGAAGCCGTTCGGCCAGTAG
- the clgR gene encoding transcriptional regulator ClgR, producing MASLVREVIGDVLRQARTSQGRTLREVSDSARVSLGYLSEVERGRKEPSSELLNAICDALAVPLSTVLTDAGERMAREERAAPTAPANVASGATIDASTKVVIRPVASLAVA from the coding sequence ATGGCGTCATTGGTGCGCGAGGTCATAGGCGACGTACTGCGCCAGGCCCGGACTTCGCAAGGCCGGACGCTGCGCGAGGTGTCCGATTCGGCGCGGGTGAGCCTCGGGTATCTGTCGGAGGTCGAGCGTGGCCGCAAGGAGCCTTCCAGCGAGCTGCTCAACGCGATCTGCGACGCGTTGGCGGTTCCGTTGTCGACGGTGCTCACCGATGCCGGCGAGCGGATGGCGCGCGAGGAGCGCGCGGCGCCCACGGCTCCGGCCAACGTAGCCAGCGGTGCCACCATCGATGCCAGCACCAAAGTCGTCATTCGCCCGGTGGCGTCGTTGGCGGTGGCATGA
- the pgsA gene encoding CDP-diacylglycerol--glycerol-3-phosphate 3-phosphatidyltransferase: MSGQAETGQLTSRARIANLANILTLSRLLMVPIFLLALFYGGGHHWTARVVAWAIFAVACITDRFDGLLARNYGMATEFGAFVDPIADKALIGSALVGLSMLGDLPWWVTALIMTRELGVTVLRLAVIRRGVIPASWGGKLKTVVQAVAIGLFVLPLPGPLRVAAEVVMAAAIVLTVVTGLDYVASTVREIRRTTG, encoded by the coding sequence GTGTCGGGGCAGGCTGAAACCGGTCAATTGACCAGCCGCGCCCGCATCGCCAACCTCGCCAATATCCTGACGCTGTCGCGGCTGCTGATGGTCCCGATTTTCTTACTCGCCTTGTTCTATGGGGGCGGTCACCACTGGACGGCCCGCGTCGTGGCTTGGGCGATATTTGCGGTTGCCTGCATTACCGATCGGTTCGACGGCCTGTTGGCGCGCAACTACGGTATGGCAACCGAATTCGGTGCATTTGTCGACCCCATCGCGGACAAAGCGCTGATTGGGTCGGCGCTGGTCGGCCTGTCGATGCTTGGTGACTTGCCGTGGTGGGTGACGGCGCTGATCATGACTCGCGAGCTCGGGGTGACCGTGTTGCGGTTGGCTGTGATTCGCCGCGGTGTCATTCCGGCCAGCTGGGGAGGCAAGCTCAAGACCGTGGTGCAGGCGGTGGCGATCGGGCTGTTCGTGTTGCCGCTTCCGGGTCCGCTGCGCGTGGCGGCAGAGGTTGTCATGGCCGCCGCGATCGTGCTCACGGTGGTGACCGGTCTCGACTACGTCGCATCGACCGTCAGGGAAATTCGCCGGACGACCGGCTGA
- a CDS encoding amino-acid N-acetyltransferase has protein sequence MSESPRDYRPIIRRARTSDVPAIKQLVDTYAGKILLEKNLVTLYEAVQEFWVAEHPEIPGKVVGCGALHVLWSDLGEIRTVAVDPAMTGHGIGHAIVDRLLELARDLQLERLFVLTFETEFFGQHGFTEIEGTPVTAEVFEEMCRSYDIGVAEFLDLSYVKPNILGNSRMLLVL, from the coding sequence GTGAGCGAGAGTCCACGGGATTACCGGCCGATAATCCGGCGCGCGCGCACATCTGATGTGCCCGCGATCAAACAACTCGTCGACACCTATGCGGGAAAGATCCTGCTGGAAAAGAATCTCGTGACGCTCTACGAGGCAGTCCAGGAATTCTGGGTGGCAGAACACCCCGAGATTCCGGGCAAAGTGGTCGGTTGCGGTGCTTTGCACGTGTTGTGGTCGGACCTCGGCGAAATCCGCACCGTGGCAGTCGACCCCGCGATGACCGGCCACGGTATCGGCCATGCCATCGTCGATCGGCTTCTCGAACTCGCTCGGGACCTGCAGCTGGAGCGACTCTTCGTGTTGACGTTCGAGACGGAGTTCTTCGGCCAGCACGGGTTCACCGAGATCGAGGGCACACCGGTCACCGCCGAGGTGTTCGAGGAGATGTGCCGTTCCTATGACATCGGGGTGGCCGAATTCCTCGATCTGAGCTATGTCAAGCCGAACATCCTCGGCAACTCCCGGATGCTGCTGGTCCTCTAG
- a CDS encoding putative quinol monooxygenase: MSVVVVATLSVKPESVGTVRDILTAAVEEVHDEPGCELYSLHQTGETFVFIEQWADADALKTHSAAPAVAKLFAAAGEHLVGQPDIKMLQPIPAGDFSKGQLRP; encoded by the coding sequence ATGTCCGTCGTCGTCGTCGCCACGCTGAGTGTCAAGCCCGAATCGGTCGGCACCGTCCGCGACATCCTCACCGCCGCGGTCGAAGAGGTGCACGACGAGCCGGGCTGCGAGCTGTACTCGCTGCACCAAACGGGCGAGACCTTCGTCTTCATCGAGCAATGGGCCGACGCCGACGCCCTCAAGACCCACAGCGCCGCACCGGCGGTCGCCAAGTTGTTCGCGGCGGCCGGCGAGCACCTGGTCGGCCAACCCGACATCAAGATGCTGCAGCCAATTCCCGCCGGAGACTTCAGCAAAGGGCAGCTCCGTCCTTGA
- a CDS encoding mycofactocin-coupled SDR family oxidoreductase: MMGRPLAGRVAFITGAARGQGRAYAVRLATDGANVIAVDLCDQIASVPYPLGTADDLAATVKLVEDTGARIVAKRADVRDRASLSAALQAGLNEFGRLDIVIANAGIAPMQAGGDGWRDVIDVNLTGVYHTIDVAVPTMIEQGAGGSIVLISSAAGLAGIGSADAGSIGYTAAKHGLVGLMRLYANLLAQHNIRVNSVHPSGVDTPMINNEFIQQWLVDMVAQGAAAGAGNALPVQVLPADDIANAVAWLVSDQARYVTGVALPVDAGCVNKR; the protein is encoded by the coding sequence TTGATGGGCCGGCCATTGGCGGGCCGGGTCGCCTTCATCACCGGCGCCGCGCGCGGCCAGGGCCGCGCCTACGCGGTTCGGCTGGCGACCGACGGCGCCAACGTCATCGCGGTCGACCTGTGCGATCAGATCGCCAGCGTGCCATATCCGTTAGGCACTGCCGACGACCTGGCGGCCACCGTCAAGCTCGTCGAGGACACCGGTGCCCGAATCGTCGCCAAACGGGCTGACGTCCGCGACCGCGCATCGCTGTCCGCCGCGTTGCAGGCGGGCCTCAACGAGTTCGGCCGGCTCGACATCGTGATAGCCAATGCCGGTATCGCTCCCATGCAGGCGGGCGGCGACGGCTGGCGCGACGTCATCGACGTCAACCTCACCGGCGTCTACCACACGATTGACGTCGCGGTACCGACCATGATCGAGCAGGGTGCCGGCGGGTCGATCGTGCTGATCAGTTCGGCCGCGGGGCTGGCCGGCATCGGCAGCGCCGATGCCGGCTCCATCGGCTATACCGCTGCCAAGCACGGTCTCGTGGGGCTAATGCGGCTGTACGCCAATCTGCTTGCGCAGCACAACATTCGGGTCAACTCAGTGCATCCCTCGGGTGTTGACACACCGATGATCAACAACGAGTTCATCCAGCAGTGGCTTGTCGACATGGTCGCGCAGGGCGCGGCCGCGGGTGCGGGCAACGCGCTGCCGGTGCAGGTTTTGCCGGCCGACGACATCGCTAACGCGGTGGCGTGGTTGGTGTCCGATCAAGCTCGCTATGTCACCGGCGTCGCCTTGCCGGTCGACGCGGGCTGCGTGAATAAGCGGTAA